A part of Desertifilum tharense IPPAS B-1220 genomic DNA contains:
- a CDS encoding glycosyltransferase: PRVTPTTIRISKILKFLPTDLQINVLSQTENASTEANTILHFVRGWYPKFLIDCLLKLRLGKFLEWIIPFGNDKSFFWIGSAILKGLKLIKNSQPSAVVVFMMPYPIGIVGVILKWIMGLPLVLNFDDSPTCTDMGGNSFPSWFHYRLTEWLEDFYVRQADAVIYVSQRNLERVRDRQPEKHQDKFHLVRYGADPIDFKKDQLHTPSKEGFTITYIGGMTGWFEFYDLPNQTNLFKKIYQAWLDWGRYEVLKLDIRSSSPMFVGQAIKLMYEERPDLIGKIKLSIYGNFFPDYVINRGLENQKLRDIIFVHPSVSNQRAIQIACQSDLLFMTLPARPSDAVPGGRISAKTYEYLMTSRPILATLSKGENWDYLEGKPGVWLVEPTNVLGIKKVLQELVDKKNSGDSLTFDRTALHPELSYESRAQEFNMILTKVLR, encoded by the coding sequence TCCAAGAGTTACTCCTACTACCATTCGTATCAGCAAAATTTTAAAGTTTTTACCAACTGATTTACAAATTAATGTTCTTAGTCAAACAGAAAATGCTTCTACGGAGGCTAACACAATTCTTCACTTTGTTAGGGGGTGGTATCCTAAGTTTTTGATTGATTGTTTACTTAAATTGAGATTGGGCAAATTTCTAGAATGGATTATTCCTTTTGGAAATGATAAAAGTTTTTTCTGGATAGGTTCCGCTATTTTAAAGGGACTGAAGTTAATCAAGAACTCTCAGCCTAGCGCTGTCGTAGTCTTTATGATGCCCTATCCAATTGGAATAGTTGGAGTAATTTTGAAATGGATAATGGGCTTGCCGCTAGTTCTAAACTTTGATGACTCTCCAACTTGTACTGATATGGGAGGTAACAGTTTTCCTAGTTGGTTTCATTACCGGTTAACAGAATGGTTAGAAGATTTTTATGTTCGTCAGGCAGATGCAGTAATTTATGTATCCCAACGTAATTTAGAAAGAGTTCGAGATCGACAGCCTGAAAAACATCAAGATAAATTTCATCTAGTTCGTTATGGTGCTGACCCTATTGACTTTAAAAAAGATCAACTACATACTCCTAGCAAAGAAGGTTTTACTATTACTTATATTGGAGGAATGACAGGATGGTTTGAATTTTATGATCTTCCTAATCAGACAAATCTTTTTAAGAAAATATACCAAGCTTGGTTGGATTGGGGAAGATATGAAGTTCTTAAATTAGATATACGTTCTTCAAGTCCTATGTTTGTGGGTCAAGCCATTAAACTTATGTATGAAGAAAGACCTGATTTAATAGGCAAGATTAAACTTTCAATATACGGAAATTTCTTCCCAGATTATGTCATCAATAGAGGTTTAGAAAATCAGAAATTGCGTGATATAATTTTTGTGCATCCTTCAGTTTCAAATCAGCGAGCAATTCAAATTGCTTGTCAATCTGACTTACTATTTATGACTTTACCTGCCCGCCCCAGTGATGCTGTGCCTGGAGGACGTATATCTGCTAAAACATATGAATATTTGATGACCAGTCGCCCCATTTTAGCGACTCTTTCCAAAGGTGAAAATTGGGATTATCTAGAAGGAAAACCTGGAGTATGGTTAGTTGAACCCACAAATGTGTTAGGGATCAAAAAAGTCTTACAAGAGTTGGTAGATAAAAAAAATTCTGGAGACTCATTGACTTTCGACAGAACTGCACTTCATCCAGAATTAAGTTATGAGTCCCGTGCTCAGGAATTTAATATGATATTAACTAAAGTATTAAGATGA